Proteins encoded by one window of Cylindrospermum stagnale PCC 7417:
- a CDS encoding PAS domain S-box protein has protein sequence MQIQPSGIKRSPDPNGTESTEPDFRQGGSPEFLKAMINKMTDLIFVKDRQHRWVLLNDAFCNFMGCSQTELSGKSDRDFLPDYEADELVFITGIPNEDEEFLIETQGKNHIFSIRKSLFEDEVGNQFLLGVMRDVTCSKQVEAELRQTNERLLASVRECTQALLESEASLLRLTDNVPGIIYQFRLDADGTMSFPFVSSGCRDIIKLEPKAVQQDSALMFATVHPDDAEALQSAIAYSAQTLQIWKSEHRAFSTDGQLKWIKAISRPTSQPDGSILWDGCLIDISDQQAALRERERIEAELQKQTNILQLILDSMSDGVIVADELGKVLVFNPAAERIFIKAEPDSLTSELSQQYGIFLPDMETPFPKAQTPLLQAIQGKDVDNIEMFIRHPQSPDGIWVSTSGRPIRDAHNIFKGGVVVCRDVTERKQAEAQLKQQKEQLETALIELQRTQAQMLQNEKMSSLGQLVAGVAHEINNPVNFIHANLSYADQYTQDILELLQLYQQHYPDPVSEIQDVVEAIELDFLQEDLPKLVSSMKVGTQRISDIVLSLRNFSRLDEAERKAVDLHEGIDKTLMILQHRLKKNSHRPEIKVIKEYSNLPAVECYAGQLNQVFMNIIANAIDALEEAVAGGKKFTPAIKIRTQVVEQNYVVIGIADNGVGIPDLAKQRLFDPFFTTKPVGKGTGMGLSISYQIVAEKHGGSLNCVSETGQDTEFAIAIPLRQK, from the coding sequence GTGCAGATACAGCCTTCAGGTATCAAGAGATCTCCAGATCCCAATGGTACTGAGTCCACTGAACCAGATTTTAGGCAGGGAGGCTCGCCTGAGTTTCTCAAGGCTATGATCAACAAAATGACGGATCTGATTTTTGTCAAAGACCGTCAGCACCGCTGGGTTTTGCTGAATGACGCCTTCTGCAACTTTATGGGTTGCTCTCAAACAGAACTGAGTGGCAAGTCAGACCGAGATTTTTTGCCGGACTATGAGGCAGATGAACTCGTTTTCATTACAGGTATTCCCAATGAAGATGAGGAATTTTTGATTGAGACTCAAGGCAAAAACCACATCTTCTCTATCCGAAAATCGCTGTTTGAAGATGAGGTGGGTAATCAATTTCTGCTTGGTGTGATGCGAGATGTGACTTGCAGTAAACAAGTTGAAGCTGAACTGCGGCAAACAAATGAGCGACTGCTGGCATCTGTTAGGGAATGCACTCAAGCGCTATTAGAGAGCGAAGCCAGTTTGCTACGCCTGACAGATAACGTCCCAGGAATAATTTACCAGTTTCGACTTGATGCCGATGGGACGATGTCTTTTCCTTTTGTCTCTTCTGGATGTCGAGATATCATCAAACTAGAGCCAAAAGCGGTACAACAAGATTCAGCGCTGATGTTTGCTACGGTTCATCCGGATGATGCTGAAGCTTTACAATCTGCGATCGCCTACTCTGCCCAAACTTTGCAAATATGGAAATCTGAGCATCGAGCTTTCAGTACTGATGGTCAACTAAAATGGATAAAAGCGATTTCTCGTCCGACATCCCAGCCAGATGGTTCGATTCTTTGGGATGGTTGCTTAATTGATATTAGCGATCAACAAGCTGCCCTACGCGAACGCGAACGGATTGAGGCAGAGTTGCAAAAACAAACCAACATCCTGCAATTAATCTTGGATAGCATGAGCGATGGCGTGATTGTTGCTGATGAACTGGGAAAGGTTCTGGTATTTAACCCGGCGGCTGAACGGATATTTATCAAGGCAGAGCCTGATTCCCTGACATCGGAATTGTCACAGCAATATGGGATCTTTTTGCCCGATATGGAAACCCCATTCCCAAAAGCACAAACGCCCCTGCTACAGGCGATTCAGGGCAAAGATGTAGATAATATTGAGATGTTTATCCGCCATCCTCAGTCACCAGATGGCATTTGGGTGAGCACTAGTGGCAGACCGATCAGAGATGCTCATAATATCTTTAAAGGCGGGGTGGTTGTCTGCCGGGATGTTACGGAACGCAAACAAGCAGAAGCCCAATTGAAGCAGCAGAAAGAACAACTAGAAACCGCCTTGATAGAATTGCAACGCACCCAAGCCCAGATGTTGCAAAACGAAAAAATGTCCAGTCTAGGCCAACTGGTGGCGGGAGTGGCACACGAAATTAATAACCCAGTCAATTTCATTCATGCTAATCTCTCCTATGCTGATCAGTATACCCAAGACATACTGGAACTGCTGCAACTTTACCAGCAGCATTACCCCGATCCTGTCTCGGAGATTCAAGATGTTGTCGAAGCTATTGAACTAGATTTTTTACAAGAAGACCTACCCAAGCTGGTTTCATCGATGAAAGTGGGTACCCAAAGAATTAGTGATATTGTCCTGAGCTTGCGGAATTTCTCGCGCTTGGATGAAGCTGAAAGGAAAGCGGTCGATCTTCATGAGGGCATCGATAAAACTTTGATGATCTTGCAACATCGCCTGAAGAAGAATAGCCATCGCCCGGAAATTAAAGTTATTAAAGAGTACAGCAACCTGCCAGCGGTGGAATGCTATGCAGGGCAACTCAATCAGGTGTTTATGAATATCATCGCCAATGCTATCGATGCTTTGGAAGAAGCAGTGGCTGGGGGCAAAAAATTCACGCCTGCGATTAAAATTCGCACGCAAGTCGTTGAGCAAAATTATGTGGTAATTGGGATTGCTGATAATGGAGTAGGTATTCCAGATTTAGCCAAGCAACGGTTATTTGACCCTTTCTTCACCACCAAACCTGTTGGCAAGGGAACTGGGATGGGATTGTCGATTAGCTACCAAATTGTTGCAGAGAAACACGGTGGCTCGTTAAACTGTGTTTCCGAAACTGGACAAGACACTGAATTTGCGATCGCCATTCCCCTCCGCCAGAAATAA
- a CDS encoding serine hydrolase, protein MSESIDKLTAIWGRQPTQRRQRPRQAKKAAPKKANVNSQQPIASTPEATALARVNNHISPPAIPTGGRRPRSGVLMPTAVKPMPTAKGKIPPLQPSTKKFKTVRVQKQAMPSIDRRSRKTRLKPMARTLLYGLRLLIVGVGMGAIVGTLLSVLDPANRVTPPASLLSNTNQSPSPANPNPSVGASGLYLSQEMMPLKTAVQNLAAANPNLTPGVFLVDLDTGSYIDVNGTTSFPAASTIKIPILIAFFQDVDTGKIRLDEMLTMQQNMIAGGSGNLQYKPALTQYSALEVATKMITISDNTATNMLIARLGGMEALNERFRTWGLASTAIRNQLPDLPGTNTTSPRELGNLMAMVNQGNFVSMRSRDLMLDIMRRTERDNLLPSGLGAGARTYHKTGDIGTMLADVGLVDIPTGKRYIAAIMVRRPNNDPRAEKLISSISRVTYQQLSQNPVAPSSPTSTVPATGYQAPVMSPALPNGTMNTMPLTGYPPPVISPVLPNGTMNTMPLTGYPPPVISPQYYPPR, encoded by the coding sequence GTGTCAGAGTCAATTGACAAATTAACAGCAATCTGGGGGCGGCAACCTACACAGCGTCGCCAGCGTCCGCGCCAAGCCAAAAAGGCGGCACCCAAGAAAGCGAACGTTAACAGCCAGCAGCCGATTGCCTCTACACCAGAAGCAACGGCCCTAGCACGCGTAAATAATCATATCAGTCCTCCGGCCATCCCCACTGGGGGGCGGAGGCCACGATCGGGGGTATTAATGCCCACAGCGGTCAAACCAATGCCTACTGCTAAGGGGAAGATTCCACCTTTGCAACCCAGCACTAAGAAATTTAAGACAGTGCGGGTACAGAAGCAGGCTATGCCAAGTATAGACAGGCGATCGCGCAAGACGCGGTTAAAGCCAATGGCCAGAACACTGTTGTACGGCTTGCGGTTGTTGATTGTGGGAGTTGGCATGGGGGCGATTGTGGGGACGCTATTGTCAGTCCTAGACCCCGCTAATCGCGTTACACCACCTGCATCGTTGCTATCTAATACGAATCAATCCCCGTCACCAGCTAATCCAAATCCCTCAGTAGGAGCTTCTGGCTTATACCTATCTCAAGAAATGATGCCGTTGAAAACTGCTGTGCAAAATCTGGCGGCGGCGAACCCCAATCTGACCCCCGGCGTTTTTCTTGTAGACCTAGATACTGGCAGTTACATAGATGTGAATGGCACTACCAGTTTTCCTGCGGCCAGCACAATTAAGATACCGATTTTAATTGCTTTTTTCCAAGATGTGGATACGGGGAAAATTCGCCTGGATGAAATGCTGACCATGCAACAGAATATGATTGCTGGCGGTTCGGGAAATCTGCAATACAAACCCGCTCTCACCCAGTACTCAGCGCTGGAAGTCGCCACGAAAATGATTACAATCAGCGACAATACGGCGACAAATATGCTGATTGCCCGATTGGGCGGCATGGAGGCGCTGAATGAGCGTTTTCGCACCTGGGGATTGGCAAGCACGGCAATTCGCAATCAACTTCCAGATTTGCCAGGGACAAACACCACCAGCCCCAGAGAATTGGGGAATTTGATGGCTATGGTGAATCAAGGAAATTTTGTGAGTATGCGATCGCGCGATTTGATGCTCGATATCATGCGTCGTACAGAGAGAGACAATCTGCTGCCCTCTGGTTTGGGAGCCGGTGCCCGGACATATCACAAAACAGGCGACATTGGTACAATGCTGGCAGATGTGGGTTTAGTTGATATCCCAACAGGCAAGCGCTACATCGCTGCTATCATGGTTCGACGTCCGAATAATGACCCCCGCGCTGAAAAACTAATTAGCTCCATCTCTCGTGTTACTTACCAACAGTTGAGCCAAAATCCTGTTGCACCAAGCAGTCCGACAAGCACTGTGCCTGCAACTGGTTATCAAGCCCCAGTGATGAGTCCGGCTTTACCCAACGGCACAATGAACACCATGCCCCTAACAGGTTATCCACCCCCAGTGATCAGTCCGGTTTTACCCAACGGCACAATGAACACCATGCCCCTAACAGGTTATCCACCCCCAGTGATCAGTCCACAGTATTATCCCCCAAGATAA
- a CDS encoding RNA methyltransferase, which yields MRSREVKQLAGLRIVLVEPAGPLNVGSIARVMKNFELHHLVLVNPQCDPLSAEAMKMAVHAKEILESAVVVKTLPEALQGCVRAIATTGRSRSWEVPLENPRTALPWLLEEPEELSALIFGREDRGLSNEELNYAQRFVRIPTSESYSSLNLATAVAICCYELSQSAEIFATQSIPATELAPIDVVETYYQQLEALLLRIGYLYPHTAASRMEKFRHLYNRAHLQPGEVAMLLGILRQVEWALKSQINPENL from the coding sequence GTGCGATCGCGGGAGGTAAAACAGTTGGCTGGGTTAAGAATTGTGTTGGTAGAGCCAGCCGGACCGTTAAATGTGGGTTCGATTGCCAGGGTAATGAAAAATTTCGAGCTACATCACTTAGTATTAGTAAATCCCCAATGCGATCCGCTGTCGGCGGAAGCGATGAAAATGGCAGTTCATGCTAAGGAGATTTTAGAATCTGCGGTAGTAGTCAAGACATTACCAGAAGCCTTGCAGGGATGTGTCCGGGCAATTGCCACTACCGGACGCTCGCGCAGTTGGGAGGTACCCTTAGAGAACCCTCGCACAGCCCTACCCTGGTTATTGGAGGAACCAGAAGAGCTTTCAGCACTGATTTTTGGTAGGGAAGACAGGGGATTAAGTAATGAAGAATTAAACTATGCCCAGAGGTTTGTTCGCATACCTACAAGTGAGAGTTATTCATCGCTGAATTTGGCGACTGCGGTGGCGATCTGTTGTTACGAACTGTCACAATCTGCTGAGATATTTGCGACTCAGTCCATACCCGCAACTGAACTGGCGCCAATAGATGTTGTCGAAACCTACTATCAACAACTAGAAGCCCTACTGCTCAGGATAGGATATCTGTATCCCCATACAGCAGCTAGTCGGATGGAAAAATTTCGCCATCTATATAATCGCGCTCACCTGCAACCTGGGGAAGTAGCAATGCTGCTAGGGATTCTGCGACAGGTAGAATGGGCGCTTAAGAGTCAAATTAATCCAGAAAACTTGTAA
- a CDS encoding low molecular weight protein tyrosine phosphatase family protein — MKKLLFLCSKNKLRSPTAEAVFSEYAELEVESAGLDRYAEVPVSTEAIEWADIIFVMEKSHKSKLSKNFQPFLKGKRVICLDIPDDYEYMEPALIELLKQKVLPLLKIAN; from the coding sequence ATGAAAAAGCTGTTATTCCTTTGTAGCAAAAATAAATTACGCAGTCCTACCGCTGAGGCTGTGTTTTCTGAATATGCAGAACTAGAGGTAGAATCAGCAGGTTTAGACAGATATGCTGAAGTACCAGTTTCCACAGAAGCCATTGAATGGGCTGATATTATTTTTGTCATGGAAAAATCCCATAAAAGCAAGTTGTCGAAAAACTTTCAACCTTTTCTCAAAGGTAAGAGAGTTATCTGCTTGGATATTCCAGATGACTATGAATATATGGAACCAGCTTTAATTGAGTTGTTAAAGCAGAAGGTTTTGCCTCTATTAAAAATTGCCAATTAA
- a CDS encoding HNH endonuclease — protein MSGTYIPAALRRLVEERAKYRCEYCLLPAGVSFFPHEIDHVIAEKHNGATNADNLALTCWRCNRYKGTDLGSFDPETGAFSFLFNPRNQEWVFHFTFSKLVLVGLTPQGRTTVKLLQINSEERLAERQRLQSTEF, from the coding sequence GTGAGCGGAACCTATATTCCGGCTGCGCTTCGCCGTTTAGTTGAAGAACGCGCAAAATACAGATGTGAGTATTGTCTGCTACCTGCTGGAGTTTCCTTCTTCCCTCATGAGATTGATCACGTTATCGCCGAAAAACATAACGGTGCAACAAATGCTGATAATCTAGCTCTCACCTGTTGGCGTTGTAACCGTTATAAAGGCACTGACTTAGGTTCATTCGATCCTGAAACAGGAGCTTTTAGCTTTCTATTCAACCCACGTAACCAAGAATGGGTTTTTCACTTCACCTTTTCAAAATTAGTTCTGGTGGGATTAACCCCTCAAGGACGTACAACAGTTAAATTGCTGCAAATAAATAGTGAAGAACGACTAGCTGAAAGGCAGAGATTACAGTCAACTGAATTCTGA
- a CDS encoding DUF6887 family protein translates to MTPNLDQMTNAELKRYISENRNNQEAFRAALEVIISRRDPNTPLQPYPFDLENPEVQVEAIFRSKLNQAE, encoded by the coding sequence ATGACACCAAACCTTGACCAAATGACTAACGCCGAATTAAAACGGTATATTTCAGAAAATAGAAATAATCAAGAAGCATTCCGCGCAGCGTTAGAGGTTATTATCAGTCGTCGTGACCCTAACACTCCTCTACAACCTTATCCTTTTGACTTAGAAAATCCAGAAGTTCAAGTTGAAGCTATTTTTAGATCGAAGTTAAATCAAGCTGAGTAA
- a CDS encoding type II toxin-antitoxin system VapC family toxin, whose amino-acid sequence MLDTHIWVWWIYGNNQLSQNYSEYIQAQETQGLGVSIISCWEVAKLVERSRLILHCPVEEWLNQALAYPGICLLELTPRICVESTQLPGEFHKDPADQIIVATARVYDCPLVTVDSKILNYPHVQKQP is encoded by the coding sequence GTGTTAGATACCCATATTTGGGTTTGGTGGATTTATGGTAATAATCAACTTAGCCAGAACTACTCTGAATACATTCAAGCACAAGAAACTCAAGGATTAGGTGTTAGTATTATTTCCTGTTGGGAAGTTGCAAAATTAGTTGAGCGCAGTAGACTAATTTTACATTGTCCTGTAGAAGAGTGGTTAAATCAAGCCCTAGCTTATCCTGGTATCTGTCTTTTGGAACTAACACCAAGAATCTGTGTAGAATCTACTCAACTACCTGGTGAGTTTCATAAAGATCCTGCTGATCAGATTATAGTTGCAACAGCAAGAGTTTATGATTGTCCACTTGTGACAGTAGACAGCAAAATTCTCAACTATCCACACGTTCAAAAGCAGCCGTAA
- a CDS encoding alpha/beta hydrolase, whose amino-acid sequence MEERTDKIVYFVLGKFITGVESELARNFTEAATSQMEQLYQLIWKKFHGITEVETALLTAVEERSTSDFNRAVEYLQKAMNEDPQFANDIRVLVQQISASIIQDASALKQIDSYNFRSEINKGIKYELDVSTDDIIYGSQVGDRTVVAYTRYVRQRQDFVKIPVFFATDRKQKDKTSPKKLYGGKRNQTGDLEFGLATVSIPHDHRMGNLERPKLWTFERSEDPTRHVMLLDVKTFGQDKFLTDLRESLKKLKKSDAPDLLVFIHGYNTSFKDAVRRTAQITYDLKFPGQAILYSWPSEANFLHYTTDENNIEWTIPHLEKFLLLLLTATNARAVNAIAHSMGNRALARAINNLDRSQLPQEAAILRHIVFAAPDIDADTFRDFAKEFHKKAERFTLYASSQDKALRASKVFHGGYPRAGDSGQKLVIVDGIDSIDASQVNTDLLGHSYFSDNRSILSDIFYLLKHSLPPDKRAGLLSRTLNNLRFWLFQP is encoded by the coding sequence ATGGAAGAACGAACCGACAAAATTGTATATTTCGTCTTAGGCAAGTTCATTACAGGGGTAGAAAGTGAACTGGCGAGGAATTTTACTGAAGCGGCTACTTCCCAGATGGAACAATTGTACCAATTGATTTGGAAGAAATTTCATGGCATCACCGAGGTTGAAACCGCACTGCTAACTGCTGTTGAAGAGCGTTCAACATCAGACTTTAACAGGGCTGTGGAGTACTTACAAAAGGCGATGAATGAAGATCCGCAATTTGCCAATGATATTCGGGTGTTAGTGCAGCAAATTAGCGCAAGCATAATCCAAGACGCTTCTGCACTTAAGCAAATCGATTCCTACAACTTCCGCAGCGAAATCAACAAAGGCATCAAATACGAGTTAGATGTATCGACAGACGACATCATTTACGGGTCACAGGTAGGCGACAGGACTGTAGTTGCATATACAAGATATGTACGTCAAAGGCAAGATTTCGTAAAGATACCTGTTTTTTTCGCTACAGATCGGAAGCAAAAAGACAAGACCTCACCAAAAAAACTTTATGGTGGAAAAAGAAACCAGACAGGTGATCTCGAATTTGGGCTTGCCACAGTGAGCATTCCCCATGATCATCGGATGGGCAATCTCGAAAGACCCAAGTTGTGGACGTTTGAACGTAGTGAAGATCCGACTAGGCACGTCATGCTTTTGGATGTTAAAACTTTTGGGCAGGACAAGTTTCTCACTGATCTTCGTGAGTCCCTAAAAAAGCTAAAAAAGTCAGATGCACCAGATTTGCTCGTTTTTATTCACGGCTATAACACTAGCTTTAAAGATGCAGTACGCCGTACCGCACAAATTACCTACGATCTTAAATTTCCAGGACAAGCAATACTCTATAGCTGGCCTTCTGAGGCAAATTTCCTACATTACACTACTGATGAAAATAATATCGAGTGGACAATTCCCCACCTTGAGAAATTTCTTCTCCTCCTGTTAACTGCTACAAATGCTCGTGCTGTAAATGCGATCGCTCACAGTATGGGTAATCGTGCTTTGGCAAGAGCTATTAACAATCTAGATCGTTCTCAGCTTCCACAGGAAGCAGCAATTTTGCGCCACATTGTCTTTGCTGCACCTGATATAGACGCAGACACTTTCCGGGATTTTGCGAAAGAGTTCCACAAAAAAGCAGAGCGCTTTACTCTTTATGCATCTTCCCAAGATAAAGCTCTCAGGGCATCTAAGGTATTCCACGGTGGTTATCCAAGAGCAGGAGACTCAGGTCAAAAACTAGTTATAGTTGATGGCATTGACAGTATAGATGCTTCCCAAGTAAATACAGATTTGCTAGGACACTCCTACTTTAGTGATAACCGCTCAATCCTCAGCGATATATTTTACCTGCTTAAACATAGCCTACCCCCTGATAAGCGTGCTGGTTTACTGTCTCGGACTCTAAACAATTTACGCTTTTGGCTGTTTCAACCATGA
- the secA gene encoding preprotein translocase subunit SecA: MLKLLLGDPNARKLKKYQPYITEINLLEEDIQALSDEELKGKTAEFKQRLAKGEPLNDILPEAFAVVREAGKRVLGLRHFDVQLLGGVILNSGQIAEMKTGEGKTLVATLPSYLNALTGKGVHVITVNDYLARRDAEWMGQVHRFLGLSVGLIQASMNPSERQKNYDCDITYVTNSEIGFDYLRDNMATSMADVVQRPFNYCVIDEVDSILIDEARTPLIISGQVERPTEKYLQAAEIAFTLKPEEHYDVDEKARNVLLTDEGFAEAENLLGVTDLFDPEDPWAHFVFNAIKAKELFLKDVNYIVRNGEVVIVDEFTGRVLPGRRWSDGLHQAIEAKEHVEIQPETQTLATITYQNLFLLYPKLGGMTGTAKTEEPEFEKIYKLEVAVIPTNRVRNRQDWSDMVFKTEPGKWRAIASECGEMHELGRPVLVGTTSVEKSEYLSRLLKEMEIPHELLNARPENVEREAEIVAQAGRRGAVTIATNMAGRGTDIILGGNSEYMARLKLREYFMPRIVRPDDEDTFGVQKAVGLPGGHGGGQGFVPGKKVKTWRASPEIFPRELTKETEQLLKDAVEVAVKEYGDRNLPELEAEDKVAVAAEKAPTDDPVIKRLRAAYNRVKHEYEEFTVREHEEVVGLGGLHVIGTERHESRRIDNQLRGRAGRQGDPGSTRFFLSLEDNLLRIFGGDRVAGLMNAFQVEEDMPIESGMLTRSLEGAQKKVETYYYDIRKQVFEYDEVMNNQRRAIYAERRRVLEGYDLKEQVIKYAEKTMDDIVDFYINPELPSEEWELDKLVEKVKEFVYLLADLQPSQLEDMGVSELKAFLHEQVRIAYDMKEAQIDQIQPGLMRQAERFFILQRIDTLWREHLQQMDALRESVGLRGYGQKDPLIEYKSEGYELFLDMMVNIRRDVVYSLFMFQPQPQPVVQTSSEMV, translated from the coding sequence ATGCTAAAACTTCTGTTGGGCGATCCCAACGCTCGTAAACTTAAAAAATATCAACCGTACATTACGGAAATAAACCTTTTAGAGGAAGATATTCAAGCTCTCTCTGACGAAGAGTTAAAAGGTAAAACCGCAGAGTTTAAACAACGCCTTGCCAAAGGTGAACCTCTAAATGACATCTTGCCAGAAGCTTTTGCTGTAGTCCGGGAAGCAGGAAAGCGGGTTTTAGGGTTGCGGCACTTTGATGTTCAACTCTTAGGCGGGGTGATTCTCAACTCTGGGCAAATTGCCGAAATGAAAACCGGTGAGGGTAAAACCTTAGTGGCTACCTTACCGAGTTATTTAAATGCCTTAACTGGTAAAGGTGTCCACGTCATTACCGTTAACGATTATCTAGCTCGTCGGGACGCGGAATGGATGGGACAGGTGCATCGCTTCTTGGGGTTAAGCGTGGGGTTAATCCAAGCTAGCATGAATCCCAGTGAACGCCAGAAAAATTATGACTGTGATATTACTTATGTTACCAACAGCGAGATAGGCTTTGACTACCTGCGGGATAACATGGCGACATCAATGGCGGATGTGGTGCAACGCCCGTTTAATTACTGCGTGATTGACGAGGTTGACTCAATTTTAATTGATGAAGCCCGGACACCGCTGATTATTTCTGGTCAGGTGGAAAGACCGACAGAAAAATATCTCCAAGCTGCGGAAATTGCTTTTACACTCAAGCCTGAGGAACATTACGATGTAGATGAAAAAGCTCGTAACGTTCTTTTAACTGATGAAGGGTTTGCGGAAGCGGAAAATCTTTTGGGTGTGACAGATTTATTTGACCCGGAAGATCCGTGGGCGCACTTTGTTTTTAATGCTATTAAAGCTAAAGAATTATTCCTCAAGGACGTAAACTATATTGTCCGCAATGGGGAAGTGGTAATTGTGGATGAATTCACCGGTCGGGTGCTACCGGGGAGACGTTGGAGTGATGGACTGCACCAAGCTATTGAAGCTAAAGAACATGTAGAAATTCAGCCAGAAACCCAAACTCTAGCGACGATTACTTATCAAAACCTGTTTTTGCTGTATCCCAAATTGGGGGGAATGACGGGAACAGCGAAGACGGAAGAACCAGAGTTTGAAAAAATATACAAACTAGAAGTGGCGGTGATTCCCACCAACCGGGTGAGAAACCGCCAAGACTGGTCTGATATGGTGTTTAAGACGGAACCGGGTAAGTGGAGAGCGATCGCAAGTGAATGTGGCGAAATGCACGAACTTGGCAGACCCGTACTCGTGGGAACCACCAGTGTAGAGAAATCGGAATATCTCAGCCGACTCTTGAAAGAGATGGAAATTCCCCACGAATTGCTCAACGCCCGACCAGAAAATGTGGAACGGGAAGCGGAAATTGTCGCCCAAGCAGGACGCCGGGGGGCTGTGACGATCGCAACTAACATGGCTGGTCGGGGAACGGACATTATCCTTGGTGGTAACTCCGAATATATGGCGCGTCTGAAGCTGCGGGAATACTTTATGCCGCGAATTGTCAGACCAGATGATGAAGATACCTTTGGTGTCCAAAAAGCCGTCGGATTGCCCGGTGGTCATGGTGGGGGACAAGGCTTTGTTCCTGGCAAGAAAGTGAAAACTTGGCGGGCTTCACCAGAAATTTTCCCCAGGGAGTTGACAAAAGAGACAGAACAGCTATTGAAAGATGCGGTAGAAGTTGCGGTCAAGGAATATGGCGATCGCAATTTACCAGAACTGGAAGCAGAAGATAAAGTTGCAGTAGCAGCCGAAAAAGCGCCAACAGATGACCCAGTAATCAAGAGATTGCGGGCAGCTTACAACCGCGTTAAGCATGAGTATGAAGAATTCACCGTCCGCGAACATGAAGAAGTAGTGGGACTGGGCGGTTTGCACGTAATTGGTACAGAACGCCACGAATCGCGCCGGATTGATAACCAGTTGCGGGGAAGGGCTGGAAGGCAGGGTGACCCTGGTTCGACAAGATTCTTCCTCAGTTTAGAAGATAACCTATTGCGGATCTTTGGTGGCGATCGCGTCGCTGGCTTAATGAACGCCTTCCAAGTCGAGGAAGATATGCCGATTGAGTCAGGAATGCTCACCCGCAGTTTAGAAGGCGCACAGAAAAAAGTCGAAACCTATTACTACGACATCCGTAAACAGGTGTTTGAGTATGACGAGGTAATGAACAATCAACGCCGCGCCATCTACGCTGAACGCCGTCGGGTGCTAGAAGGTTACGACTTAAAAGAACAGGTAATCAAGTACGCCGAAAAAACGATGGATGACATCGTTGATTTCTACATCAACCCAGAATTGCCCTCGGAAGAGTGGGAATTAGATAAGTTGGTGGAAAAAGTCAAGGAGTTTGTTTATTTGTTAGCGGACTTGCAACCCAGTCAATTAGAAGATATGGGTGTCAGCGAATTAAAAGCTTTTCTCCATGAACAAGTGCGAATCGCTTACGACATGAAGGAAGCGCAAATAGACCAAATTCAGCCCGGACTAATGCGCCAAGCTGAACGTTTCTTTATCTTGCAACGCATTGATACTTTGTGGCGGGAACACTTGCAACAAATGGACGCCTTGCGTGAGTCGGTGGGGTTACGTGGTTACGGTCAAAAAGACCCGCTGATTGAGTATAAGAGTGAGGGTTATGAGTTGTTCTTGGATATGATGGTGAATATCCGCCGAGATGTGGTTTATTCGCTGTTCATGTTCCAGCCTCAGCCTCAGCCGGTGGTGCAAACTTCATCTGAGATGGTGTAA
- a CDS encoding periplasmic protein: MSNQVKRKFNKRQLKGRPLGLILVILAWSLAMGWLLSLATSAQGANPVSTIGTVDVVPAQYQLGQELYIENCSSCHIALPPAVFPSQTWQNLLQDSQHYGAQLKPLVDPPRLLVWRYLETFSRIQRKDEETPYRVDKSRYFQALHPGVKLTRPVQLGSCVSCHIGANDYNFRQLTPEWQ; this comes from the coding sequence ATGTCAAATCAGGTTAAGCGTAAATTCAATAAACGCCAACTCAAAGGCCGTCCCCTTGGGCTAATTTTGGTAATTTTAGCTTGGAGTCTGGCTATGGGCTGGCTGCTGTCCCTCGCAACCAGCGCCCAAGGTGCTAACCCCGTTTCCACTATTGGCACTGTTGACGTAGTACCGGCACAATACCAACTAGGGCAAGAACTGTATATAGAAAACTGCTCAAGTTGCCACATTGCTTTACCACCAGCCGTTTTCCCCAGCCAAACTTGGCAAAATCTTCTGCAAGACTCCCAGCACTACGGCGCACAACTCAAGCCGTTAGTAGATCCGCCGCGTCTCTTGGTGTGGAGGTATCTAGAGACTTTCTCCCGTATCCAGCGAAAAGACGAAGAAACACCCTATCGCGTCGATAAATCCCGTTATTTCCAAGCCTTACACCCTGGAGTTAAGCTGACACGTCCTGTGCAACTAGGCAGTTGCGTTAGTTGTCATATTGGCGCTAATGATTACAATTTCCGCCAACTTACCCCAGAATGGCAGTAG